AGGAGGAGGAGAGGCATTTGTAGAAGGCTGGGGATTGCTAAAACTACCAACTTAGGTAAATACCTTGGTTTTCCCATCATTCACCAAGGTAGAGTGGGTAATGTGTATAACTTTGTGGTTAATAAAATACAAAGTAAGCAGGCTGGTTGGAGATCAAAATTACTGTCGAATGTTGGTAGATTGGTGCTTGTTAAAGCAACTGCGGCTCCTGTAGCAGAGTATTATATGCAATGCCAATCTCTTCCTGCTAAGGTTTGTGATCAAGTTGATAAGCTAATAAGGTATTTTTTATGGGGTTCAACTGAAGAAAAAAGGAGGTTGCATTTGGTTGGATGGGACAAGGTGACACTTCCTAAAGAGCTTGGTGGTTTGGGGTTGCATAAGATGAAGGACAGAAATATTGCTTTGTTAGCTAAGCTTTGTTGGAGGCTAGCCTATGAAAAGGAGGCTCCTTGGGCAAAAATGATTGTAGCCAAATACCTTTCCCCCAGTAGAAtgattgaagaaggaaaaaagctCCCTTGCTCTAGTTGTTGGGCGGCTTGTAAGAAGGGTGGCCCAGTTTATGTTAAGGGGCTAAAATGGTCTGTGAAGAATGGAGAGACGGTGAAGGTTTGGACTGATTTTTGGCTTCCAATGGGCGCTTTGAGATCTCTTATTGAAGGGCCTTTGAACCGTGATGAAGATTTTATTACTGTGAAGCAATGTTTTGATCATAATTATGAATGGCAATCTCACTGCCTATCCTTTGAATTGCCTGATCATATCCTCAATGCCATTAAAGCAACTCCATTGTCTTGTAATCAGGAGGCAAAGGATTCTCTCCAATGGGCATTCTCCAAGAATGGATTCTTCTCCTTGAAATCTGCTTATCTATTGGCAAGGGGTTTAAATCCTTTGAACCTTGATACTGTTTTGGTGGCTTGGGTGTGGAAGGTTGAAGCATTTCCTAAGATTCAATTTTTCCTTTGGCTTTGTCTTCATAACAGTGTGCCTACTAGGGAAGTTTTGGATTCAAGGGGTTTAAGTCTTGATCCCATATGCAGTTTATGTCATCAAAGCATTGAAACAATTGACCATCTTTTAAGGGGCTGTGAGTATGCTCGGGATTTTTGGCAACAACTTCAATTCTTGAATTGCATGAGGGAAACCTTCAACTTACCAATTAGTGAATGGCTTGAAGCCAGTTGTAAATCCTTGGAAGATTTTGTttcccatgggagtgtggaatttaTGGTTGCatagaaataattttatttttaggacaGGGAAGGTGGATCGGTCATGCTTTAAGAAAAGCATTAAAGATAGTGTTGAATTTTTCTCTATTGGGTTGCATGCTAAGCTGCCTAAAGCTAAATCTGTTATTGCAGTGGGTTGGGAGAAGCCTCCAATGGGGTGGGCGAAGCTTAATTCAGATAGGTCTGCTTTTGGTAATACTGGACGTGCAGGTGGAGGCAGTGTTATCAGGGACCATGATGGGCATTGGTTGAAAGGCTATGCAAGGCCTCTTGGGTGCACTAACAGTTGTATGGCAGAGCTGTGGGCCCTAAGAGATGGCCTTCTAATAGCTAAGGAGATGGGGATAAATAATCTCATCATTGAGTTGGATGCCTTAAGTGTTGTTTTGCTTATGAACAATAATACTGCCAACTTGTTAATGAAGCCGTTGCTTACTGATTGTAAGAACCTGGTGAGAGAGATTTCCAACAAGCAGATAGTTCACATCTATAGGGAGGCCAACCAATGTGCTGATGCGTTGGCCAAGCTTGGTGCTAGTAGCTTAGActcttttgttatctttttataCCCGCCACCTATGGTGGAAAATATTTTAGCTTTTGAT
This DNA window, taken from Quercus robur chromosome 2, dhQueRobu3.1, whole genome shotgun sequence, encodes the following:
- the LOC126716155 gene encoding uncharacterized protein LOC126716155, which encodes MSGARADEIIETLPFDGYAVADTIGFAGGIWMLWRSDLVQVDVLAATEQEIHALIRALMGDFNEVLSADEKYGGNPIFQRRVRAIKECMDDYSMMDLGFSGPKPFRFQTIWLSYSEFPVVVRDAWASREGNLAEAISNFKTKAQRWNKEVFGNVFLRKKKNLARLLGAQRALAVCPNSFLINLQKQLIEEYNLILQIEEELWAMKSRTNWIISGERNTSYFHISALNRRSKNRITCVQNNEGEWCHSLEEVKEIFNSSFKKLYKSEQVFCPVTPQWRSNWCAKLSQEEAGSMTNIPSDGEIWNALKSMKPYKAPSVDGLHVGFFQRFWLVVGDSVKREIKEVFLRQKVLKFLNQTLVALIPKQPGPETVSQYRPISLCNTIYKIISKIIVLRLCPLLPSLISPMQTTFLEGRRGTDNVIIAQELIYSLRKRKGRMGFMVIKIDLEKAYDRLEWSFIKMVLQHFGFLESMIKLIMSCVSTTTTTALLFNGNRKNCEAIIEVLDNFCNLAGQKVNLTKSKILFSPNVSCRRRRGICRRLGIAKTTNLGKYLGFPIIHQGRVGNVYNFVVNKIQSKQAGWRSKLLSNVGRLVLVKATAAPVAEYYMQCQSLPAKVCDQVDKLIRYFLWGSTEEKRRLHLVGWDKVTLPKELGGLGLHKMKDRNIALLAKLCWRLAYEKEAPWAKMIVAKYLSPSRMIEEGKKLPCSSCWAACKKGGPVYVKGLKWSVKNGETVKVWTDFWLPMGALRSLIEGPLNRDEDFITVKQCFDHNYEWQSHCLSFELPDHILNAIKATPLSCNQEAKDSLQWAFSKNGFFSLKSAYLLARGLNPLNLDTVLVAWVWKVEAFPKIQFFLWLCLHNSVPTREVLDSRGLSLDPICSLCHQSIETIDHLLRGCEYARDFWQQLQFLNCMRETFNLPISEWLEASWKVDRSCFKKSIKDSVEFFSIGLHAKLPKAKSVIAVGWEKPPMGWAKLNSDRSAFGNTGRAGGGSVIRDHDGHWLKGYARPLGCTNSCMAELWALRDGLLIAKEMGINNLIIELDALSVVLLMNNNTANLLMKPLLTDCKNLVREISNKQIVHIYREANQCADALAKLGASSLDSFVIFLYPPPMVENILAFDKACLRCNRLIIS